CGGCAACATCCTGCTGATCTCCATGGATCCCGCCGGCAGTATCTCCTGGAGCAACGTGGTTCAAAAGGACCAGAATTCGATCGACGATAGTGGCTACTATTCGTCCTACTGTTCCGTCGTTTCCAATGGAATGCAGTATTCCCTCTTCAATAAATACATCGACGACGATTCGTCCGTGCTGTTATCGATCGTTGACGGAAAAGGCGCGCAACGGACGGAAACGCTTTTCAATGAAGTGGAGCGCGTCGCCATCATCCCGCGATCCGGTAAACAGGTCGACGAGGAAACGCTGCTGCTGCCCGCTTACCGGCAGAATAAACTGTACTTCGTAAGGATCACGTTCTGAACGGAACTTATTCCGCTACCTGAAGTCGTGTGCCCGGTGCAAGGCTGGCCGATTCTTCCAGCTCGTTGTACTTGCAAAGAAAACGGGTCTTCATACCAAGTTCCTGGGAAACGGAATGGACGGTATCACCGGGTTTTACAACGTAGAAACGAGTATCCGCGTCGCGTTTTTTCGGTTTGATGTAAATGATCTGTCCTTCGAATAACGGGGTGTTCTCGGGCAGTTCGTTGTATTTAGGCAATTGCCAATATCCGTAGCTCAATTCACGGGAAAGTGACTCGAACGTATCGCCCTTGCGCGCACGAATGAACTCCACCCCGTTGTTCCGTTCGATGCGGCGGTTGGAGAACATGTCCACCGGCTCAACACTGGGGACAAACACCCGTTGCTCACGTACCGTGTTTTCAACGGGTGGGAGGGGACGTGCCTCCACCGGAACGATGGTGTTGGTGCTGGCGATCGGCCGGTTTTCCGGATTCTCTGCAAGATCGTAGACGTGCAGGTTGTGCTCTTCAATGATCTTGATGAGTCGGTTCGCGTAGGTCGGATCAGTTGCGTAGCCGGCCTTCTTCAGACCGTGCGCCCAACCTTTGTAATCGGTACGATTGAGTTCGAATAAAAAGGAATAGCGCGGACGGGTCTTCAAGAAATTCGAATGGTCGTCGAAGGATTCAAAGACCGAGTTGTATTTCCGAAAACATTCATTCGGCTTGTCGTCGTCCTGGTAATAGCCCGGGCCGTCCCAGTTGGAACACTTAATGCCAAAGTGGTTATTCGCCACTTTTGCCAGCGGACTGTTGCCGTCACTTGATTCGAGGCAGGCCTGGGCAAGTGTAATGCTGGCCGGAACGCCCGAACGATACATTTCCCGGATCGCATCGTCCTTGTACAGGCTGATATACTCGGTCCGGGTCAGTTTTACCGCGTCACTGGCACCCGCCGAAAAGGCGGACAGCACCGACAGGGCGGCGGGTAAAATTCGGCGGAAGCATTTCACGAAAGACATAACGGAATCCAGGGCTATTTTCTTATCCCTTTGAACGGCAATTTTACGAATTGGATACAGCCAATTTGCTACTTGTGCAGATTTCGAATGCTGCATCGCACGGATACAAGCCACCCGTGTGGATGATCAGCACCTTACTGCCTTTAGGGAAGTAGTTTTCGTTGATCATCCGGATAACCGCAAAAAATGCTTTTCCGGTATAGACGGGTTCGATGGGGATGCCTGTATCAACCCCGAATTGGGTACAAAATTCGAGCAGCTCCGCATTTTTTTTGGCATATCCGCCAAAGACGAAATCGTCGAGGAGGATATAGCGCTCGTCCTTTACCCCGAACGTGCGAAGCCGTTCACGGATATTCTTCAGATCATGCACCACCGCGATCCCGATGGCCTGTTGATGCGGTAGCAAGGATGCCGTGAGTCCGGCAAGCGTCGTTCCGGTTCCACAGGCCACTACAACATGGGTGAAGGTCGAAGAGATCGCCGGATCCAGGATCCGTTTACTTCCCTGGAAGCCGGCTTCATTCGAGCCACCTTCAGGAACTACCTGGAAATCCGATGGCGAACAGTCCAGTTCCCGTGCGGCAGCCTGGCAGTAGAAAGTCTGCGATGCTTCGTCTTCTTTGCGCCGATATTGTTCGCGCTCGGAGAAGACCAATCGCATGCCCGCCGAACGAAGAAAGTCGAGTCGCGGATTCCGGTTCTCTTCGCCCCGGACGATCCCAACAACGGGAATTCCTGCGCGGCGGCAGAGTTCCGCAGTAGCAACCAGATGGTTCGACCAGGCCCCGCCGAATGTAAGCAGGGCCTTTTTTCCTGAACGGCGAAAGGCCATCAGGTTTTCGCGGAGTTTGTAAACTTTGTTTCCGCCCAACCAGGGGTCCGACAGATCGTCGCGCTGAACAAATAGCCCGATTTCCTTGTTCGGAAGCGATACAGTCTGGATGATCCGCTGTTCGGGTAAGGCTAACGGCATAATAATCAGCATATTCCGACATTGGAGAAGGCTGTCGGATTGCTTAAATTTGCTAAAATTTACCGTTCATTTCCCGACGGCGTGATCCGAAGATTTGCGGACCCATGAAGTTCACAGACAAGTTCGATCCTGAAGACTATTACCTCTCTCCGGAAGGCTACGTCGTCTTTACCGAAAAATACCACCTCAAGCGGGGTTACTGTTGTCAAAGCGGTTGCCGCCATTGTCCGTGGAGGAAGAAGGACGACACCAAGAAGCGAAAATACCCATCCTGACACTGCAGCTATGTCAAAGACCCTAGGCACCGAAAAGCTCGACCTGACGAAAACAAAAACGCCGCACGGCACCCTCCTCAGTTGTAAAGGCTGGATCCAGGAAGCCGCACTTCGGATGTTGTTGAACAACCTTGATCCGGAAGTGGCCGAACGGCCCGAAGACCTGGTCGTGTACGGCGGCCGTGGAAAGGCGGCGCGGAATGTGGAGAGCTTCGAGCTGATCGTAAAAGCGTTGAAGGACTTGCGCGACGATGAAACGCTGCTAGTCCAAAGCGGAAAGCCGGTCGGTATTCTTCCGACGCATCGTGACGCGCCGCGGGTCCTGATCAGTAATTCACAGTTGGTTCCTAAGTGGGCTACCTGGGACGTCTTTGACGAACTGGAGAAAAAAGGACTCATCATGTACGGTCAGATGACCGCCGGGTCCTGGATCTACATCGGCTCACAGGGAATCGTGCAGGGAACGTATGAGACCTTCAACGCGGTTGCCGAAAAACACTTCGGCGGGTCCCTCAAGGGCCGACTCTGTGTTACCGCGGGCCTTGGCGGAATGGGCGGTGCGCAACCCTTGGCCATCACCATGGCGGAAGGCGTCTGCCTTGCCGCTGAAGTGGAGGAGTGGCGTGCACAGAAGCGCGTGGAAACCCGCTACCTCGATATCATCGAGCACGACCTCGACAAAGCCATCGACCTTGCCCTGGAGTTCAAAGCCAAGGGGGAGAATAAGTCGATCGGCGTCATTTGTACCGCGGTTCATATGCTGCAACGTCTGAAGCAGCGTGGTATCGTACCGGACGTATTGACCGATCAGACATCCGCACACGATCCCCTGGTAGGATATCTGCCCGAAGGGCTGACGATCGCCGAGGCCAATGTGATGCGTGAATCGAGCCCGAAGCAATACATCGACCTGGCTTACGACGCCATGGCCGAGCACGTGCGCCTGATGCTGGATTTGCAACAGCAAGGCGCCATCACGTTTGATTACGGTAATAACCTGCGCGCACGCGCACAGGAGCGCGGCGTTCAGAACGCGTTTGATTTCCCCGGTTTCGTTCCGGCTTACATCCGTCCGCTCTTCTGCGAAGGCAAAGGACCGTTCCGGTGGGCAGCCCTGTCGGGTGATCCTCAGGATATCGCAGAGACCGACAAAGTGATTCTCGAACTTTTTCCGGAGAACACTTCCCTCCATCGCTGGATCCGGATGGCGCAGGAGCGTATCGCCTTCCAGGGATTGCCGGCGCGTATCTGCTGGCTCGGCATGGGTGAGCGAGCGAAGGCCGGGCTTGCCTTCAATGAACTGGTAAGAACGGGCAAAGTCAAAGGGCCCATCGTGATCGGCCGTGACCACCTCGATACGGGTTCAGTGGCATCTCCCAACCGGGAAACCGAAGCCATGCTGGATGGGTCCGACGCGATCGCTGACTGGCCACTCCTGAACGCCTTGATCAACACGGCAGGTGGTGCGAGTTGGGTTTCGCTCCACCACGGCGGCGGAGTCGGTATGGGATATTCCATCCACGCCGGTATGGTCATCGTCGCTGACGGAACGGAAGAAGCAAAGCGGCGCCTCGAGCGCGTCTTGCACAACGATCCGGCAATGGGCGTCATCCGCCATGCGGACGCGGGTTACGATATTGCGCTCGATACCGCCCGGAAGTTCCGGCTCGACCTGGGAAGCCGACTCAAATAAACGACGGTATGCAACGGATACGGGCGTGGGTTCTTCACCTTCGCCCGTTCTTTTTTCCGGCATAGTGCTTGCTTTATCGCGGCTGTTCCCTGCTTATCTTCATCCCATGAAACGCATCCTGCTTCCCGGACTGCTTTGTTGCCTGATCGTATTCGGACTCAGTTCGTGTGAAAAGACCGATGACGGAGACATTTCCGGTAACGACCGGGAAAAATTCCTGGGCGACTGGCTGGGACAATCAACCGGTTCGGTGCAGGGTTCAATCAACTTCAACATGACCATTACCGCCTCGAACAGCGCGCCGGATCAGGTCTTGTTCGAGAATTTTGATGGCTACGGCAGTGGCACCTTCATTCCTGCAACGGTCAGCGGATCGGATTTTTCGTTCATCCGCACCATCATCTCCGGTGATACCATAGAAGGCAGCGGTCGGTATAATTCAAACAACACGCTGAGTTTCTCCTTCACGGTAGGTGACGGACAAACGGTCGATACGCGCAGCGGAACAGCGCGAAGGCCTTAAAAAGATATTTCGTAAAATGATCGAAGGGCCGATCAGGCAAGTTCCGCGATGACGGTTTCGCCGCCGCGCGTTTTCTGATCCAGCTGCACCTTGATCTTCGCGTCGAGCGGTAGGAAAAGGTCGACGCGGGAACCGAACTTGATGAAGCCCATCTCTTCTCCTTGTTTTACCATCCAACCATCCTGCGGGTAACAAACGATGCGTCGGGCCAAAGCGCCGGCGATCTGACGCAGCAGTACCTGCGTCTTGGCTCCGTTTTCGATGACGACCGTGGTGCGCTCGTTCTCGGTGGACGACTTCGGATGCCAGGCTACCAGGTATAAACCGGGATGGTAGCGGCTGTACACGACCTTGCCGCTCATCGGGTAGCGGTTCACGTGTACGTTGACAGGTGACATGAAGATCGAGACCTGGATGCGGCGATCTTTCAGGAATTCGTCTTCCTGGGTTTCTTCAATGACCACTACTTTGCCGTCTGCAGGGGCGATGATTTGTTTCTCGTTCCGGGTGATCTTGCGTTGCGGGTGACGGAAGAACTGGAGGACCAGGAGGAACAGAACGATCGACACGACGAACAACAACTGGCGCAACAGGTGGATTTCCGAGAGGAAAAATCCGGCCAGCAGGTTGAGGGCGAGGAGGACGACGATCGTGAGCGAGATCGTAGCGTAGCCTTCTTTGTGGATCCGCATAGGCAGAGGCGAGTTATGCAAAAGAAGAAAGGCGTCGGGGGTGACGCCTTTCCGGTGAGGTTAGATCAATAATGGCCGCGCGACTGAACCGCCTTGGCGACTTTCTCCAGCGCGAAGATATAGGCGGCGATGCGCATCGAAACTTTGTACTTTTTACCTACAGCCCAGACGTTCTCGAATGCGCGTGACATGGAACGGTCGGCGCGCTTGTTGATTTCGTCTTCCGCATAGTAGTAGCCGAACCGGTTCTGCGTCCATTCCATGTAGGAAACGGTCACGCCTCCACCATTGGCCAGAATATCGGGCACGACGATGATGCCCTTTTCCTGCAGGATCTTATCGGCCCCGGCCGTAGTGGGTCCGTTGGCGCCTTCCACGATCAACTGGGCTTTCACATCCGCTGCATTGGCTTGTCGGATCTGATTTTCCAGTGCACAGGGTGCGAGCACATCCACATCCAGCGCGAGCAGTTCTTCGTTGGAGATCAACTTCCCACCCGTGAATCCTTTCAGTACTCCGTTGTTGGCGTTGCGGTATTTGATCGCGTCGCCGATGGAAATGCCCTTCGAATTGGAGAAGGCTCCGGTATGATCGCTGATGGCGACAATGCGCAGGCCGGCGTCTTCCATGTACTTGGCGGAAATGCTCCCGACATTGCCGAATCCCTGCACGGCGGCAGTGGCTTTTCGCGGGTCGAGTCGCATCTGGCGCATGGCTTCGAGCGCCGCGGTGTTTACTCCGCGTCCGGTCGCTTCAACACGACCTTCGGAACCTCCGAGGTGAAGCGGCTTGCCGGTCACGACACCCGGTTGGAAAGAACCTTGCATACGGGAGAATTCATCAACGATCCAGGCCATCTCGCGCGGTCCTGTCGCGACATCGGGAGCAGGGATGTCTTTGTCGACGCCGAAAACGTCCACCATCGCGCGGGTGTAGGCACGTGTCAATCGCTCGAGTTCTCCGAGCGAAAGTTTGGAAGCGTCAACCGTGATACCGCCTTTCGCACCGCCATACGGGATATCGGCGATGGCGCATTTCCACGTCATCCAGGCAGCAAGCGCTTTTACTTCGTCCTGATTGACTTCCAGTGCATAGCGAATGCCGCCTTTCGACGGTCCGCGACTGGTGTTGTGGATGATGCGGTAACCTTCGAACACCTGCACTTTTCCGTTGTCCATCGCAACCGGAAGGCTGACGACATACTGACGTTGCGGGGTTTTCAGGATATTGTACGTCTCTTCATCGAGACCGATGATCTTCGCGGCTACATCGAACCGTTGGATCATGGATTCATAAGGATTGGTAGTCTCCTTGGGTTGCGCTTGTTTCTGCGCTGCTTTTTCTGCCACAGCCATGCTGCTTTCCTATTGGGGCGACAAAAGTAGGTATTCCGGGGGATTGGGGGAATTTATTCGGGTAAACCGCCCCGTTCATTCCGCGAAATTGGCCTAAAACAGGGTGTTTTCGGCGATTATCTTGATAACATAGGTGCTCGACTCAACGGTTTTCCAGGAGGTCGGCATTGGGATTTGTTTTTTGTCCCAATTGATCCACCCGCAGGAACACCCGGAAATAGTGCTCCCGGTCCATGCTATCCCAATGGATGATGTTGTATCGGTACTGATAAGTCTGCACCTGATTGACGAAAACAACGAGGAACAGTACAGCGGGTAACCCGATCCGGACTATCCTGTTTTTACGAAGGGCAGACCAAGCCACGCCCAACAAGAGTGCAAAGAACGGCAGGTAGTCGACCATGGGACGCGAGCTAAAGCTTCCGCCGTACCACCAGAGCGACCAGGATGATAGCACCCAGATCACCAACACCAGGAATCCAATGCCGCTGATGGCGCGCCATGGATCATCGCGGAACAAGACGAACGAAACAAGTACGGCCAGTAAACACCAGGGTGTATAAATGAAGAGTCCTTTCCGGTAGCTCAACAAAAAATCGAACAGGTGTGGATGCAACAGGTCCAGTCGTTGTTCACCATACGTGTAGAGGATCAGACTTCCTGATTGGGCATAGTTCAGCAGCACCTGAAACAGCATCCAACCCAAGACGATTGAACCATAGGAGACCAACCGCCATGGTCGGCTTATCAGCGAACTCAGGATGTTGTGCCACCCGTTTCGCCCTGCGATGAAGGGAAGTGAAAACAGCACCATTCCGTTCACCGGACGAATGACGATCAGCAGTCCGAGTAAGAAGGCAAGTTGAAGCATGCGGGATCTGTCGGGACTCCTGGCATACTGTTGGCCGATGTAGATCCAGGCTGCTATGGCTGCAAAGGAATAGACATGCGACATCGAAGGTTCGTTCAGGGCGTAGTAAAACAAGTGTGTCCCGAACGCGAGGCTCAAGAGGATCAATCCGGAAGGAAGATCCGGCACTCCGGAAACAGTGAAAGTCCGTCTCAACAGCCCGAGCCCCAGCAATGCGTAAAAGATGCCGGCAATACTGATGGCGGCCTGATAGGGAAAAGACCAGCCGTCGATCGCTGCGCCGCTGGCGTGCGCGAAGAGGTCGCCGGCAAGAAAGAACGGCGCCATCATGACGGCTGTACCCACGCTGAATTTATTCAGCCGTACATCACCGACCTTTTCACGATAGTCGAAATATCCGGCCGCGGTATAATACTTCGCTTCGATCGCCGGATAAAAATTGAATTGCAGATCATGGTAGATCCAAAGCGCGGGCAGGTAGGCATAGTAGCCTTTCCCGTCGTAGGCGATAATGTCTTTCCACCGATCCTTGCCGAATTTTACATTAATGACAAACAAGAGGTAAACCAGTGCGATGAAAGCCAGGCATGCGTCCGGAAATCGTCGCATGAGTTGGCCCATCAGCGTAGCAGGAGGTAAGTAAACACGAACGGGACGGAAATGAAAAGCCCGTCGAAGCGATCCAGAAATCCTCCATGCCCGGGCAGCAAACTCCCCGAGTCCTTGATTTGGATGCTACGCTTGAAAAGCGATTCCACCAGATCGCCCAGTGTTCCGGTAACAACGATGAGGCCGGCGATGACCATCCAATCGGTGCGATTGAAATTGGTAAAATAGCCGCTGACGATCCAGGCAACCGCGTAGGCGAGTACCAAACCGCCGATCCAGCCTTCCCATGTTTTCTTGGGCGATACGCGTTCGAAGAGTTTGTGCTTGCCGAGAAACCGGCCGGCAAAGTAGCCGCCGGTGTCGCTGGCCCACAGGATGAAAAGGAAGCCCAGGATGTTCTCCCAATGGTACTGCGTCGGATCAACGCCCTGGAAGCCGAACAGGTAAAAGAGAAATAGCGGAGCGACCAGGTAGATCTGTCCAAGCAGGGTGTAAGCGATGTTGGTGAAGGGCTTCTCGGCGCCGGTGTATAATTCCCGAATGAAGACAATGAAGGGCGTAATGATCAGCAGGGGCAGGAGATTCAGCGCGATGCCGAATGTGTTCAGCAGCGGCGGGATGAAGACGATTCCCGCGATCAACAATCCGAAGGATGTCTGTGGACGGATCCCGTCGCCTTCCGCGAGCCGGTAGAATTCCACCAGTGACAGGACCGTGATCAACAACAGGATGAGCAGGAAGGAGGCCTCGCTGTAAACAATTGCGCCGATCAGGAGGGATGCCCCGACGATAGCGGTGAGGACGCGTTGGGTGAGGTTGTTCACAGTTCGTGCTGCTTCAGGATGATCCGGGCGAGCGGAAGGTCTTCCGGCCGGACGTACAATTCAATATCACCGACAAGATAGCTGGAATCCCGTTTGTCGACGATGACGGAAGGAATGCTGTTTTCTTCCAGGATCTCACGAGCGATCTCGGCCTGGTGAATTTGTCCCGTGAAATAAACACGCTCCCACTGCGGCTCCATTCAGGCTTCGTTGGTGTCGATCAGGAACACATAGATGTCCCGCGGTCCGTGTGCCGGACTAACCAAGGTCTTTTCAATATCGGCGGTGCGACTCGGACCGGCAAGTGACGCGACAAAGGAAGGGAACTGTTCACCGTATTTTGCTTTCACCCGGGCCAGGGCCTCGCTGAGGTCGCGCACCAAGTCATGCGTGCGTGCTACGATGATGTGAATGGTCGGTGCAACGAACAGTCTGCGTCCGGAGCCCTGGCGGGAGGAGACGAGGATGCTGCCCAGCCGGGCGACGAGGGCTTCACATCCGGTAA
This genomic stretch from Bacteroidota bacterium harbors:
- a CDS encoding phosphatidate cytidylyltransferase, which codes for MNNLTQRVLTAIVGASLLIGAIVYSEASFLLILLLITVLSLVEFYRLAEGDGIRPQTSFGLLIAGIVFIPPLLNTFGIALNLLPLLIITPFIVFIRELYTGAEKPFTNIAYTLLGQIYLVAPLFLFYLFGFQGVDPTQYHWENILGFLFILWASDTGGYFAGRFLGKHKLFERVSPKKTWEGWIGGLVLAYAVAWIVSGYFTNFNRTDWMVIAGLIVVTGTLGDLVESLFKRSIQIKDSGSLLPGHGGFLDRFDGLFISVPFVFTYLLLR
- a CDS encoding glucosaminidase domain-containing protein; this translates as MSFVKCFRRILPAALSVLSAFSAGASDAVKLTRTEYISLYKDDAIREMYRSGVPASITLAQACLESSDGNSPLAKVANNHFGIKCSNWDGPGYYQDDDKPNECFRKYNSVFESFDDHSNFLKTRPRYSFLFELNRTDYKGWAHGLKKAGYATDPTYANRLIKIIEEHNLHVYDLAENPENRPIASTNTIVPVEARPLPPVENTVREQRVFVPSVEPVDMFSNRRIERNNGVEFIRARKGDTFESLSRELSYGYWQLPKYNELPENTPLFEGQIIYIKPKKRDADTRFYVVKPGDTVHSVSQELGMKTRFLCKYNELEESASLAPGTRLQVAE
- a CDS encoding Glu/Leu/Phe/Val dehydrogenase; its protein translation is MAVAEKAAQKQAQPKETTNPYESMIQRFDVAAKIIGLDEETYNILKTPQRQYVVSLPVAMDNGKVQVFEGYRIIHNTSRGPSKGGIRYALEVNQDEVKALAAWMTWKCAIADIPYGGAKGGITVDASKLSLGELERLTRAYTRAMVDVFGVDKDIPAPDVATGPREMAWIVDEFSRMQGSFQPGVVTGKPLHLGGSEGRVEATGRGVNTAALEAMRQMRLDPRKATAAVQGFGNVGSISAKYMEDAGLRIVAISDHTGAFSNSKGISIGDAIKYRNANNGVLKGFTGGKLISNEELLALDVDVLAPCALENQIRQANAADVKAQLIVEGANGPTTAGADKILQEKGIIVVPDILANGGGVTVSYMEWTQNRFGYYYAEDEINKRADRSMSRAFENVWAVGKKYKVSMRIAAYIFALEKVAKAVQSRGHY
- a CDS encoding pyridoxal-phosphate dependent enzyme; amino-acid sequence: MPLALPEQRIIQTVSLPNKEIGLFVQRDDLSDPWLGGNKVYKLRENLMAFRRSGKKALLTFGGAWSNHLVATAELCRRAGIPVVGIVRGEENRNPRLDFLRSAGMRLVFSEREQYRRKEDEASQTFYCQAAARELDCSPSDFQVVPEGGSNEAGFQGSKRILDPAISSTFTHVVVACGTGTTLAGLTASLLPHQQAIGIAVVHDLKNIRERLRTFGVKDERYILLDDFVFGGYAKKNAELLEFCTQFGVDTGIPIEPVYTGKAFFAVIRMINENYFPKGSKVLIIHTGGLYPCDAAFEICTSSKLAVSNS
- a CDS encoding DUF2007 domain-containing protein, translated to MEPQWERVYFTGQIHQAEIAREILEENSIPSVIVDKRDSSYLVGDIELYVRPEDLPLARIILKQHEL
- the hutU gene encoding urocanate hydratase → MSKTLGTEKLDLTKTKTPHGTLLSCKGWIQEAALRMLLNNLDPEVAERPEDLVVYGGRGKAARNVESFELIVKALKDLRDDETLLVQSGKPVGILPTHRDAPRVLISNSQLVPKWATWDVFDELEKKGLIMYGQMTAGSWIYIGSQGIVQGTYETFNAVAEKHFGGSLKGRLCVTAGLGGMGGAQPLAITMAEGVCLAAEVEEWRAQKRVETRYLDIIEHDLDKAIDLALEFKAKGENKSIGVICTAVHMLQRLKQRGIVPDVLTDQTSAHDPLVGYLPEGLTIAEANVMRESSPKQYIDLAYDAMAEHVRLMLDLQQQGAITFDYGNNLRARAQERGVQNAFDFPGFVPAYIRPLFCEGKGPFRWAALSGDPQDIAETDKVILELFPENTSLHRWIRMAQERIAFQGLPARICWLGMGERAKAGLAFNELVRTGKVKGPIVIGRDHLDTGSVASPNRETEAMLDGSDAIADWPLLNALINTAGGASWVSLHHGGGVGMGYSIHAGMVIVADGTEEAKRRLERVLHNDPAMGVIRHADAGYDIALDTARKFRLDLGSRLK
- a CDS encoding phosphatidylserine decarboxylase family protein, which codes for MRIHKEGYATISLTIVVLLALNLLAGFFLSEIHLLRQLLFVVSIVLFLLVLQFFRHPQRKITRNEKQIIAPADGKVVVIEETQEDEFLKDRRIQVSIFMSPVNVHVNRYPMSGKVVYSRYHPGLYLVAWHPKSSTENERTTVVIENGAKTQVLLRQIAGALARRIVCYPQDGWMVKQGEEMGFIKFGSRVDLFLPLDAKIKVQLDQKTRGGETVIAELA